A window from Hoeflea sp. IMCC20628 encodes these proteins:
- a CDS encoding Gfo/Idh/MocA family oxidoreductase, translated as MANVLGVGIIGCGNISTSYLKLAPLFKGIKVRACADINPDAARMRAEEYGIRAETVEELLAASDIDMVVNLTVPAVHYAVSAQVLDAGKHVYSEKPFVLSVEEGRDLAERAARHGVRVGSAPDTFLGGAHQLARHLVDTGAAGRITGGTCHVLSPGMEHWHPNPDFFFKPGGGPILDLGPYYISNLVQLIGPVVRVAAMTSVPSPERKITSEPRFGEMIKVETPTTVHAVLEFANGALVTLGASWDVKTHGHRPMELYGTEASLIVPDPNFFGGKVELIESGGKQGDLPAWDHPFSVPNQEHKQGMMANYRTAGLADMALAILEDRPHRCSLEFALHVVDVMTAILHSGETGKFIQLTTSCDQPAPLGLKEAALLLNTKD; from the coding sequence ATGGCAAATGTTCTGGGCGTCGGCATCATCGGCTGCGGAAATATTTCAACCTCCTATCTCAAGCTCGCGCCGTTGTTCAAAGGCATCAAGGTACGTGCCTGCGCCGATATCAATCCAGACGCGGCAAGGATGCGGGCCGAGGAATATGGTATCCGCGCGGAAACCGTCGAGGAACTGCTCGCTGCCTCCGACATCGACATGGTCGTCAACCTGACTGTTCCAGCCGTGCACTACGCGGTGTCGGCACAGGTGCTCGACGCCGGCAAACACGTCTATTCGGAAAAGCCTTTCGTGCTCTCGGTTGAGGAAGGGCGCGATCTTGCCGAACGCGCTGCCAGACACGGCGTCAGGGTCGGTTCTGCGCCCGATACGTTCCTGGGTGGCGCCCATCAGCTGGCGCGGCATCTGGTCGACACTGGTGCGGCCGGACGGATCACCGGCGGCACATGCCATGTGCTCAGTCCGGGCATGGAGCACTGGCATCCCAACCCGGATTTCTTCTTCAAGCCCGGCGGCGGCCCGATCCTTGATCTCGGCCCCTATTACATTTCCAATCTGGTGCAGCTGATCGGTCCGGTCGTGCGCGTGGCCGCCATGACCTCGGTTCCCAGCCCGGAGCGCAAGATCACCTCCGAGCCGCGCTTCGGCGAGATGATCAAGGTCGAGACGCCAACCACGGTGCACGCCGTTCTCGAATTCGCCAATGGGGCGTTGGTCACGCTTGGCGCCAGCTGGGACGTCAAGACACACGGCCACCGTCCGATGGAGCTTTATGGCACGGAAGCCAGCCTGATCGTTCCGGATCCGAATTTCTTTGGCGGAAAGGTGGAGCTGATCGAGTCCGGCGGCAAGCAGGGCGACCTGCCCGCATGGGATCATCCCTTCAGCGTGCCCAATCAGGAGCACAAACAGGGCATGATGGCCAATTATCGCACCGCTGGTCTCGCCGACATGGCTCTTGCCATTCTCGAAGACCGGCCGCACCGCTGTTCACTGGAATTTGCGCTGCATGTGGTGGACGTAATGACCGCAATCCTTCATTCTGGGGAAACCGGCAAATTCATCCAGCTGACCACCAGTTGTGACCAACCTGCTCCGCTGGGACTCAAGGAAGCAGCGTTACTCCTGAACACGAAAGACTAG
- a CDS encoding sugar phosphate isomerase/epimerase codes for MTYSFQLYSARDFQPWQDVLTMLAEAGYTMVEGFGGIYEDPAGFRALMDANGLSMPSGHFSIDALETDLDGVFAKAKVLGIQTIYCPHLVEELRPADRAGWEDFAARLEAVGVKVRAHGLNFGWHNHAFEFVALADGTVPMQVILDRAPGVEWEADIAWIIRGGGDPADWIKRYDSRITAVHVKDIAPQGECEDEDGWADVGHGTVDWTALLRQLRASQVKRLYVMEHDKPSDTTRFAKRSIAWLQGKGE; via the coding sequence ATGACCTATTCGTTCCAACTTTACAGTGCCCGCGATTTCCAGCCCTGGCAGGACGTCCTGACGATGCTTGCCGAAGCCGGCTACACAATGGTTGAAGGTTTTGGCGGCATCTATGAGGACCCGGCGGGCTTCCGCGCGCTCATGGATGCCAATGGCTTGTCCATGCCTTCTGGCCATTTCTCCATCGACGCACTGGAGACCGATCTCGACGGCGTCTTCGCCAAGGCGAAGGTTTTGGGCATCCAGACCATCTATTGCCCGCATCTGGTCGAGGAGTTGCGCCCTGCCGACCGCGCTGGCTGGGAGGATTTCGCTGCCCGGCTCGAGGCAGTCGGCGTCAAGGTTCGCGCCCATGGTTTGAACTTCGGCTGGCACAACCACGCCTTTGAATTTGTCGCCCTCGCCGACGGCACGGTGCCCATGCAGGTTATTCTCGACCGGGCACCCGGCGTCGAATGGGAAGCCGACATCGCCTGGATCATCCGCGGCGGCGGCGACCCAGCCGACTGGATCAAGCGATATGACAGCCGCATCACCGCGGTTCATGTCAAGGACATCGCGCCGCAGGGCGAGTGCGAGGATGAAGACGGCTGGGCCGATGTCGGCCACGGCACCGTCGACTGGACTGCACTGCTCAGGCAGTTGCGCGCTTCGCAGGTGAAACGCCTCTATGTCATGGAACACGACAAGCCGTCGGATACGACCCGTTTTGCCAAGCGCTCGATCGCCTGGCTTCAGGGCAAGGGAGAATAA
- a CDS encoding ABC transporter ATP-binding protein, whose translation MTSVSVRDLTLKFGALEVLKSLSIDIDEGEFLVLLGPSGCGKSTLLNCIAGLLDVSDGQIIISGRNVTWEEPSNRGIGMVFQSYALYPQMTVEGNLGFGLKNARLPKDEIASRIARAASVLQIEPLLKRKPAQLSGGQRQRVAIGRALVRDVEVFLFDEPLSNLDAKLRAELRVEIKRLHQKLKNTMIYVTHDQIEALTLADRIAVMRAGTIQQLDNPHEIYNRPVNLYVAGFMGSPGMNFIPGELDAGASPSFRFAGQTIDLTSYPFSGPAKSGPGIFGIRPEHIVAGEAASSERYSAEVEVDVVEPMGADTLVWSMLDGCEFRFRVDGQTSMRVGDHVRIGFDPARASVFDAASELRL comes from the coding sequence ATGACTAGTGTATCGGTCCGCGACCTGACCCTGAAATTCGGCGCTCTGGAAGTGCTCAAGTCCTTGAGCATCGATATCGACGAGGGCGAGTTCCTGGTGCTGCTCGGGCCCTCGGGCTGTGGCAAGTCCACGCTGCTCAACTGCATCGCCGGCCTGCTCGATGTGTCCGATGGCCAGATCATCATCTCCGGCCGCAATGTCACCTGGGAAGAACCCAGCAACCGTGGCATCGGCATGGTGTTCCAGTCCTACGCGCTCTATCCGCAGATGACGGTGGAGGGCAATCTCGGCTTCGGACTGAAGAATGCCCGCCTGCCCAAGGACGAGATCGCCAGCCGCATCGCCCGCGCCGCCAGCGTGTTGCAGATCGAACCGCTGCTCAAGCGCAAGCCGGCGCAGCTCTCAGGCGGCCAGCGCCAGCGCGTTGCCATTGGCCGCGCACTGGTGCGCGACGTCGAGGTGTTCCTGTTTGATGAACCACTGTCCAATCTCGACGCCAAATTGCGCGCCGAACTGCGTGTCGAGATCAAACGGCTGCACCAGAAACTCAAGAACACGATGATCTACGTCACCCATGACCAGATCGAGGCGCTGACGCTCGCGGACCGCATCGCGGTGATGCGGGCGGGCACCATCCAGCAACTCGACAACCCGCACGAGATCTACAACCGTCCGGTCAATCTCTATGTTGCCGGCTTCATGGGATCTCCCGGAATGAATTTCATTCCCGGCGAACTCGATGCTGGCGCCAGCCCCAGTTTTCGCTTCGCTGGCCAGACCATCGATCTGACGAGCTATCCGTTTTCCGGTCCGGCCAAATCCGGCCCCGGCATATTCGGCATCCGCCCCGAGCATATCGTTGCTGGCGAAGCAGCGTCATCCGAGCGCTATTCGGCGGAGGTCGAGGTCGATGTCGTGGAACCGATGGGGGCGGATACGCTGGTCTGGTCGATGCTTGACGGGTGTGAATTCCGCTTTCGCGTCGACGGCCAGACCAGCATGCGCGTCGGCGATCACGTCCGCATCGGCTTCGATCCGGCCCGCGCCTCCGTGTTTGATGCAGCTTCCGAACTTCGTCTCTAA
- a CDS encoding carbohydrate ABC transporter permease produces MIPLEGPRGRKPRKRFTRRNIMLYSTLIVVALYYLLPLYVMVVTSLKGMPEIRIGNIFSPPVEVTFQPWVKAWSEACTGLNCEGLSRGFWNSVRILVPSVILSIIIASVNGYAMANWRFKGAETFFAILIVGAFIPYQVMIYPIVIILREMGLYGGLTGLVLVHTVFGMPILTLLFRNYFSSIPEELFRAARIDGAGFWSIYFRIMLPMSLPIFVVAMILQVTGIWNDFLFGVIYTKPDLYPMTVQLNNIVNSTQGVKEYNVNMAATILTGIVPLFVYFVSGKLFVRGIAAGAVKG; encoded by the coding sequence GTGATCCCGCTTGAGGGGCCGCGCGGCCGCAAGCCGCGCAAGCGCTTCACCCGCCGCAACATCATGCTCTACAGCACCCTGATCGTGGTGGCGTTGTATTACCTGCTGCCGCTTTACGTGATGGTCGTCACTTCCCTCAAGGGCATGCCGGAAATCCGCATTGGCAACATCTTTTCGCCGCCGGTGGAGGTCACCTTCCAGCCATGGGTCAAGGCCTGGTCGGAGGCCTGCACCGGGCTCAATTGCGAAGGCCTTTCGCGCGGCTTCTGGAACTCGGTGCGGATTCTCGTGCCCTCGGTAATCCTGTCGATCATCATTGCCTCGGTGAACGGCTATGCCATGGCCAACTGGCGCTTCAAGGGCGCCGAAACCTTCTTTGCCATCCTGATTGTCGGGGCCTTCATTCCCTATCAGGTGATGATCTACCCGATCGTCATCATCCTGCGCGAGATGGGCCTTTATGGCGGCCTCACCGGCCTGGTGCTGGTCCACACAGTCTTCGGCATGCCGATCCTCACACTGCTGTTCCGCAATTACTTTTCGTCGATCCCGGAGGAGTTGTTCCGCGCCGCGCGCATTGACGGCGCCGGCTTCTGGTCGATCTATTTCCGCATCATGCTGCCGATGAGCCTGCCGATCTTCGTTGTCGCCATGATCCTGCAGGTCACCGGCATCTGGAACGACTTCCTGTTTGGCGTCATCTACACCAAGCCCGACCTCTATCCGATGACGGTGCAGCTCAACAATATCGTCAATTCGACCCAGGGCGTGAAGGAATACAACGTCAACATGGCGGCGACGATCCTCACCGGCATTGTGCCGCTTTTCGTCTATTTCGTTTCCGGAAAACTGTTTGTGCGCGGCATCGCGGCCGGTGCGGTGAAGGGATAA
- a CDS encoding sugar ABC transporter permease yields MDAMARNQRPSNWFRNANAKIAAIPMILTVLVVFVGGTLWTVLYSFTNSKLLPREKFVGFDQYERLWSSSKWLISIENLAIYGVLSLIFVMIGGFLLAALLDQKIRFENTFRTIFLYPFALSFIVTGLAWQWILNPDFGVQNVVRSLGWTSFAFDPLYNSDIVIYGVLIAGLWHETGLIMCLMLAGLRGIDEDIWKACRIDGIPTWKTYIFVVIPMMRGIFITALVLVTSGIIKVYDLIVAQTGGGPGIASEVPAKYVYDTMFLSQNLGQGFAASTMMLLTVVIVVVPWAYLEFGGKGRRV; encoded by the coding sequence GTGGACGCGATGGCGCGAAATCAACGCCCCTCGAACTGGTTCCGCAACGCCAACGCCAAGATCGCCGCAATCCCGATGATCTTGACCGTCCTGGTGGTTTTTGTCGGCGGCACGCTTTGGACCGTCCTTTATTCCTTCACCAATTCGAAATTGCTGCCGCGCGAGAAATTCGTCGGCTTCGATCAGTATGAGCGGCTGTGGTCGAGCAGCAAATGGCTGATCTCGATCGAGAATCTGGCGATTTACGGTGTGCTGTCCCTGATCTTCGTGATGATCGGCGGTTTCCTGCTGGCGGCGCTTCTGGATCAGAAGATCCGCTTTGAAAACACCTTTCGCACTATCTTCCTCTATCCCTTCGCCTTGAGCTTCATCGTCACCGGCCTTGCCTGGCAATGGATCCTCAACCCGGATTTCGGCGTCCAGAATGTGGTCCGCTCGCTGGGCTGGACCAGTTTCGCTTTCGACCCGCTCTACAATTCCGATATCGTCATCTACGGCGTGCTGATTGCCGGGCTCTGGCATGAAACCGGGCTGATCATGTGCCTGATGCTCGCCGGCCTGCGCGGCATTGACGAAGACATCTGGAAGGCCTGCCGCATCGACGGCATCCCGACCTGGAAGACCTATATTTTCGTGGTCATTCCGATGATGCGCGGCATCTTCATCACCGCGCTTGTGCTGGTCACCTCGGGCATCATCAAGGTCTATGACCTGATCGTCGCCCAGACCGGCGGAGGCCCCGGCATCGCCTCGGAAGTGCCGGCCAAATATGTCTACGACACCATGTTCCTGTCGCAGAATCTCGGCCAGGGCTTTGCCGCTTCCACCATGATGTTGCTCACCGTGGTCATCGTTGTCGTGCCCTGGGCCTATCTCGAATTCGGAGGCAAGGGACGTCGTGTCTGA
- a CDS encoding ABC transporter substrate-binding protein, with product MNTLKLFLAGASALALSTAANATDLEVTHWWTSGGEAAAVAEFAKAFDATGNKWVDGAIAGSGGTARPIMISRITGGDPMGATQFNHGRQAEELVEAGLMLDLTDIAEKEGWKDVIRPSSLLDSCTLDGRIYCVPVNIHSQQWLWLSNAAFEKAGVPVPTNWDEYAAAAPQLEAAGIIPLAVGQQPWQTTLAFQVLLVALAGPQAYTKIFGEKDAELAAGPEMAKVFQAADKARAMSAGSNVQDWNQATNLVITGKAAGQIMGDWAQGEFQVAGQVAGTDYTCLPGLGVNEVIQTGGDAFYFPKLDDAAQTEAQGVLASVMLSPETQVAFNLKKGSLPVRGDVDLAAANDCMKKGLDILAKGNIIQAPDQLMSPDSLQQINDLFVQFFNDTSITAEGAQKTFAELVASAD from the coding sequence ATGAATACACTCAAGCTTTTTCTGGCTGGCGCGTCTGCGTTGGCGCTTTCCACGGCTGCAAACGCCACTGATCTGGAAGTCACCCACTGGTGGACGTCCGGTGGCGAAGCTGCAGCAGTTGCCGAATTTGCCAAGGCGTTTGACGCCACCGGCAACAAATGGGTCGACGGCGCCATTGCCGGTTCCGGCGGGACAGCCCGCCCGATCATGATCAGCCGCATCACCGGTGGCGATCCGATGGGCGCCACCCAGTTCAACCACGGCCGCCAGGCCGAAGAACTGGTCGAGGCAGGCCTGATGCTCGACCTCACCGATATCGCTGAAAAGGAAGGCTGGAAGGACGTGATCCGTCCCTCAAGCCTGCTCGACAGCTGCACCCTTGATGGCCGCATCTATTGTGTGCCGGTCAACATCCACTCGCAGCAGTGGCTGTGGCTATCCAATGCCGCCTTTGAGAAGGCCGGTGTGCCGGTTCCGACCAATTGGGACGAGTATGCCGCTGCCGCGCCGCAGCTGGAAGCTGCCGGCATCATTCCGCTCGCAGTCGGTCAGCAGCCCTGGCAGACCACTTTGGCCTTCCAGGTTCTGCTGGTAGCCCTCGCCGGTCCCCAAGCCTACACAAAGATCTTCGGCGAAAAGGACGCAGAGTTGGCTGCCGGTCCCGAAATGGCAAAGGTATTCCAGGCTGCCGACAAGGCCCGCGCCATGTCGGCCGGTTCGAATGTGCAGGATTGGAATCAGGCCACAAATCTGGTGATCACCGGCAAGGCTGCCGGCCAGATCATGGGCGATTGGGCTCAGGGTGAATTCCAGGTTGCGGGCCAGGTCGCAGGCACCGACTACACCTGCCTGCCCGGTCTTGGCGTCAACGAAGTGATCCAGACCGGTGGGGATGCGTTCTACTTCCCCAAACTCGACGATGCAGCCCAGACAGAAGCCCAGGGCGTGCTCGCCTCGGTGATGCTGTCTCCCGAAACCCAGGTTGCCTTCAACCTGAAGAAGGGCTCCTTGCCGGTTCGCGGCGATGTCGATCTGGCCGCTGCCAATGACTGCATGAAGAAGGGTCTCGATATCCTCGCCAAGGGCAACATCATCCAGGCGCCCGACCAGCTGATGTCGCCGGATTCGCTGCAGCAGATCAACGATCTGTTCGTGCAGTTCTTCAACGACACCTCAATCACGGCCGAGGGCGCGCAAAAGACCTTTGCCGAACTCGTAGCTTCTGCTGACTGA
- a CDS encoding LacI family DNA-binding transcriptional regulator: protein MEKKTPKITDVARLAGVSTATVSRALSKPETVAESTRNIVLAAAEKAGYRVNLSARNLRRQRTGTIVVLVPNLGNPFFSEILAGIETALSKADFNMFVVDTKLVHIKPHLVSEYLHATRADGIIALDGSLPDEVLSAATSGRGAPPMIFACEWSPNGEFSSVRANNARGSELAISHLAELGHRNIGIISGPKDNVLTQSRSAGVLARLEALGLPFDPRHLFQGDFSLDAGARAALSWLDLTERPSALFCDSDQMAFGFISELARHGVPVPDDVSVVGFDDIDIASRYIPALTTLHQPRYRLGFSAAEMLLGHIRSTSSLAIETKILEVELIIRDSTSAPKA, encoded by the coding sequence ATGGAAAAAAAGACGCCCAAGATCACCGATGTCGCCCGGCTTGCAGGGGTTTCCACCGCGACCGTCAGCCGTGCCCTCAGCAAGCCTGAAACCGTCGCGGAATCAACACGTAACATCGTTCTCGCGGCTGCTGAGAAAGCCGGCTACCGGGTCAATCTCTCGGCCCGTAACCTCAGGCGCCAGCGCACCGGCACGATCGTGGTTCTGGTTCCGAATCTTGGAAATCCGTTTTTCTCCGAAATTCTTGCCGGCATCGAGACGGCGCTGTCGAAAGCCGACTTCAACATGTTTGTTGTCGACACCAAGCTGGTGCACATAAAGCCGCATCTGGTCTCGGAATATCTGCACGCGACCCGCGCCGACGGCATCATTGCGCTCGACGGTTCGTTGCCTGATGAGGTTCTGTCGGCGGCAACATCCGGCCGTGGCGCGCCGCCGATGATCTTTGCCTGCGAATGGTCGCCAAATGGCGAGTTTTCTTCCGTGCGCGCCAACAATGCGCGTGGCAGCGAGCTGGCGATTTCGCACCTGGCCGAGCTTGGACATCGCAATATCGGCATTATTTCCGGGCCCAAAGACAATGTCCTGACCCAAAGCAGGAGTGCTGGCGTGCTGGCCAGACTGGAGGCGCTTGGCCTGCCCTTTGATCCCCGGCATCTGTTTCAGGGTGATTTCAGCCTCGATGCAGGGGCTCGCGCGGCCCTTTCGTGGCTTGACCTGACGGAACGTCCCAGCGCGCTGTTTTGCGATTCCGACCAGATGGCGTTCGGATTCATTTCCGAACTTGCGCGGCATGGGGTTCCGGTTCCCGATGATGTCTCGGTGGTCGGATTTGATGATATCGACATTGCAAGCCGCTACATTCCGGCACTGACCACATTGCACCAACCGCGCTACCGGCTCGGCTTTTCAGCAGCGGAAATGCTGCTTGGTCACATCCGCTCGACCTCCAGCCTGGCGATCGAGACAAAAATCCTGGAAGTCGAGCTGATCATCCGCGACAGCACCAGCGCACCGAAAGCTTGA
- a CDS encoding metalloregulator ArsR/SmtB family transcription factor has translation MLDAQDMLEMEPRMNDAAKLMEMLSQPVRLRILCILLDGEQSVLKLADMGGLSQPAMSHHLRKLRDADLVNTRRDAQTIYYSLKGREVGAVLEVLHGLYCASPGKATS, from the coding sequence ATGCTGGATGCACAAGACATGCTTGAAATGGAGCCGCGCATGAATGATGCGGCAAAACTGATGGAGATGCTGTCCCAACCGGTGCGTCTTCGCATTCTCTGCATATTGCTTGATGGCGAGCAAAGCGTTCTCAAGCTTGCGGATATGGGAGGCCTGTCGCAACCGGCGATGTCGCATCATTTGCGCAAATTGCGGGATGCCGATCTTGTCAACACGCGGCGCGATGCCCAGACAATCTACTACTCGCTCAAAGGCCGGGAAGTCGGTGCCGTGCTCGAAGTGCTGCATGGCCTGTATTGCGCCTCGCCGGGTAAAGCGACCAGCTGA
- a CDS encoding molybdopterin oxidoreductase family protein, with protein sequence MNQTNGEPGEREGADHGTTGIRKTTCYMCACRCGIDVHLKDGKVTYIEGNRDHPINKGVLCAKGSAGIMQHYSPARLKKPLLRTGERGSGQFKEIEWDEALALATDWLGEVRRTDPRKLAFFTGRDQSQSMTGWWAQQYGTPNYAAHGGFCSVNMAAAGIYTMGGAFWEFGAPDWEKTELFMIFGVAEDHDSNPIKMGLGKLKERGVKVIGVNPVRTGYNAIADEWLGITPGTDGLLILALVHELMRTGKIDVDYLIRYTNAPWLVIDDPDGAGHGLFARDDEGTPLVAERASCKAVSSATSGIKPALKGRFELPDGRFAIPVFELLAQKYLDEQYAPAAVAARTGIATDTIIRIAGEIAEAAFEREVIIEQPWTDMKGERHERMIGRPVAFHAMRGISAHSNGFQTCRALHLLQILVGSIDCPGGFRFKPPYPRPVAGQPRPHGGACADTALAGPHLGYPRGPEDLLLEADGETAQRIDKAFSWDAPLSAHGMMHMVISNAHARDPYGIDVLFMYMANMAWNSSMNTTSVMDMLTDKDDNGDYVIPKIIYSDAYSSEMVAFADLILPDTTYLERHDCISLLDRPISEPEALCDSIRWPVVEPDRDVRGFQSVLLDLGARLELPGMVDDNGAPVYKDYADYIVNHQRKPGIGPLSGWRGEDGDQTGRGKPNPDQLKRYIENGGFSQVHVPAEAHYFKHANRAWSDWAIEKGLQDGPVENIFQLYLEPLRKFQLAAEGKIRPIPPEHHWERIKSCFDPLPTWYPPFADDGLNEDAYPLHAITQRPAAMYHSWGSQNAWLRQIHGENALYVPGDICDQQGLVNCDWALVSSQSGEIRVKIARMDAVNGSTLWTWNAIGKRSGAWALDKDAPEATRGFLLNHLIDELLPPKGDGRRWANSDPITGQAAWFDLRVAIRKDPDQTTEQSLPQAGAQKSPVGPAPHSVRFRAEAAE encoded by the coding sequence ATGAACCAGACAAACGGGGAGCCGGGCGAGAGAGAGGGCGCGGATCACGGCACGACCGGGATTCGCAAGACCACCTGCTACATGTGCGCCTGCCGCTGCGGCATTGATGTGCATCTCAAAGACGGCAAGGTCACTTACATCGAGGGCAACCGCGATCACCCGATCAACAAGGGCGTGCTCTGCGCCAAGGGATCGGCGGGGATCATGCAGCATTATTCGCCAGCGCGGCTGAAGAAGCCGCTGCTGAGAACCGGCGAACGCGGCTCGGGTCAATTCAAGGAAATAGAATGGGACGAGGCTTTGGCGCTGGCCACCGACTGGCTTGGCGAAGTGCGGCGTACCGATCCGCGCAAGCTGGCGTTTTTCACCGGCCGCGACCAGAGCCAGTCGATGACCGGTTGGTGGGCTCAGCAATATGGCACCCCGAATTATGCCGCCCATGGCGGGTTCTGCTCGGTCAATATGGCCGCTGCCGGTATCTACACGATGGGCGGCGCGTTCTGGGAATTTGGCGCGCCGGACTGGGAGAAGACCGAGCTGTTCATGATTTTCGGCGTTGCCGAGGATCATGATTCCAACCCGATCAAGATGGGGCTCGGCAAGCTCAAGGAGCGCGGCGTCAAGGTGATCGGAGTTAATCCGGTGCGCACCGGCTACAATGCCATCGCCGACGAATGGCTCGGCATCACGCCGGGCACCGACGGGTTGCTGATCCTGGCGCTGGTGCATGAATTGATGCGCACGGGCAAGATCGATGTCGATTACCTGATCCGCTACACCAATGCACCCTGGCTGGTGATCGATGATCCCGATGGTGCAGGTCACGGGTTGTTTGCGCGCGACGATGAGGGAACGCCGCTGGTGGCCGAAAGGGCTAGCTGCAAGGCCGTGTCCTCCGCTACTTCGGGTATCAAACCGGCTCTGAAGGGCCGGTTCGAGTTGCCCGATGGCCGCTTCGCCATTCCGGTGTTCGAACTGCTGGCGCAAAAATATCTTGATGAGCAATATGCCCCGGCAGCCGTGGCAGCCCGAACCGGGATCGCGACCGACACCATCATCCGCATTGCCGGCGAGATTGCCGAGGCGGCATTCGAGCGCGAAGTCATCATTGAGCAGCCCTGGACCGACATGAAGGGCGAGCGGCATGAGCGGATGATTGGGCGCCCGGTGGCGTTTCACGCCATGCGCGGCATCTCTGCCCATTCCAACGGCTTTCAGACCTGCCGCGCCCTGCATCTGCTGCAGATCCTGGTCGGCTCTATCGATTGTCCCGGCGGGTTCCGCTTCAAGCCGCCCTATCCGCGCCCGGTTGCCGGACAGCCGCGGCCGCATGGCGGGGCTTGTGCCGACACGGCATTGGCAGGGCCGCACCTGGGCTATCCGCGCGGACCGGAAGATTTATTGCTCGAAGCCGATGGCGAAACCGCGCAGCGCATCGACAAGGCGTTTTCGTGGGATGCGCCGCTGTCGGCGCACGGCATGATGCACATGGTGATTTCCAATGCCCATGCGCGCGATCCCTACGGCATCGACGTGCTGTTCATGTACATGGCCAACATGGCGTGGAATTCGTCGATGAACACGACATCGGTGATGGATATGCTGACCGACAAGGACGACAATGGCGACTATGTGATCCCCAAGATCATCTATTCGGACGCCTATTCCTCCGAAATGGTGGCATTCGCCGATCTGATCCTGCCCGACACCACCTATCTTGAGCGGCACGACTGCATTTCGCTGCTGGACCGGCCGATCAGCGAGCCGGAGGCGCTGTGCGATTCGATCCGCTGGCCGGTGGTCGAGCCGGACCGCGATGTGCGCGGCTTTCAGAGCGTGCTGCTCGATCTCGGCGCCCGGCTGGAGCTTCCGGGCATGGTCGATGACAATGGCGCGCCGGTCTACAAGGATTACGCCGACTACATCGTCAATCACCAGCGCAAGCCGGGGATCGGGCCGCTGTCAGGCTGGCGCGGTGAAGACGGCGATCAGACCGGGCGGGGCAAGCCCAACCCGGACCAGCTCAAGCGCTACATCGAAAATGGCGGCTTCTCGCAGGTGCATGTGCCGGCGGAGGCGCATTATTTCAAACACGCCAACCGGGCGTGGAGCGACTGGGCAATTGAAAAAGGTCTGCAGGACGGGCCGGTGGAGAATATCTTCCAGCTCTATCTCGAACCCTTGCGCAAGTTTCAGCTTGCCGCCGAAGGCAAGATCAGGCCGATTCCGCCGGAACATCACTGGGAGCGGATCAAATCTTGTTTCGATCCACTGCCTACATGGTACCCGCCTTTTGCGGATGACGGGCTGAATGAGGACGCCTATCCGCTGCACGCCATCACCCAGCGGCCGGCAGCGATGTACCATTCCTGGGGCTCGCAGAATGCCTGGCTGCGGCAGATCCATGGCGAGAACGCGCTCTATGTGCCGGGCGATATCTGCGACCAACAGGGATTGGTCAATTGTGACTGGGCACTGGTGTCCTCGCAATCGGGCGAGATCCGGGTCAAGATTGCCCGTATGGACGCGGTCAACGGCTCGACGCTGTGGACCTGGAACGCCATCGGCAAGCGCTCCGGCGCCTGGGCGCTCGACAAGGACGCACCGGAAGCCACACGCGGCTTCCTGCTCAACCATCTGATTGACGAGTTGCTGCCACCCAAGGGCGATGGCCGCCGCTGGGCCAATTCCGATCCAATCACCGGCCAGGCGGCCTGGTTCGATCTGCGCGTGGCGATCCGCAAAGACCCCGATCAGACCACGGAACAAAGCCTGCCGCAGGCCGGTGCGCAAAAAAGCCCGGTCGGGCCGGCGCCTCACAGCGTTCGTTTCAGAGCGGAGGCTGCGGAATGA